Proteins encoded together in one Balearica regulorum gibbericeps isolate bBalReg1 chromosome 3, bBalReg1.pri, whole genome shotgun sequence window:
- the CNR1 gene encoding cannabinoid receptor 1 isoform X2: MKSILDGLADTTFRTITTDLLYVGSNDIQYEDMKGDMASKLGYYPQKFPLSSFRGDPFQEKMTAGDDPLLSIIPSDQVNITEFYNKSLSTFKDNEENIQCGENFMDMECFMILNPSQQLAIAVLSLTLGTFTVLENLLVLCVILHSRSLRCRPSYHFIGSLAVADLLGSVIFVYSFVDFHVFHRKDSPNVFLFKLGGVTASFTASVGSLFLTAIDRYISIHRPLAYKRIVTRPKAVVAFCVMWTIAIVIAVLPLLGWNCKKLNSVCSDIFPLIDETYLMFWIGVTSVLLLFIVYAYMYILWKAHSHAVRMIQRGTQKSIIIQSTEDGKVQITRPDQTRMDIRLAKTLVLILVVLIICWGPLLAIMVYDVFGKMNKLIKTVFAFCSMLCLLNSTVNPIIYALRSKDLRHAFRSMFPTCEGTAQPLDNSMESDCQHKHANNAGNVHRAAESCIKSTVKIAKVTMSVSTDTTAEAL; this comes from the coding sequence ATGAAGTCAATCCTAGATGGCCTCGCAGATACAACTTTCCGAACAATCACAACAGATCTCCTTTACGTGGGCTCCAACGATATCCAGTACGAAGACATGAAAGGCGACATGGCATCCAAGCTGGGATACTATCCCCAGAAGttccctctctcttccttcagGGGTGATCCTTTCCAAGAAAAAATGACTGCGGGAGATGATCCCCTCTTGAGCATTATTCCCTCAGATCAGGTCAACATCACAGAGTTTTACAACAAGTCCCTGTCCACGTTTAAGGATAATGAGGAGAACATACAGTGTGGGGAGAACTTCATGGATATGGAGTGCTTTATGATCCTgaaccccagccagcagctggccATTGCTGTGCTGTCGCTCACCCTGGGCACCTTCACAGTCCTAGAGAACCTCCTCGTCCTGTGCGTCATCCTCCACTCCCGAAGCCTCCGGTGTAGACCCTCCTACCATTTCATCGGCAGCCTGGCTGTGGCCGACCTCCTGGGCAGCGTGATTTTTGTCTACAGTTTTGTGGATTTCCATGTTTTCCACCGGAAGGACAGCCCCAACGTCTTCTTGTTCAAACTGGGTGGAGTTACAGCCTCCTTCACCGCCTCTGTAGGTAGCCTTTTCCTCACGGCAATAGACCGGTACATATCTATACACAGGCCGCTAGCTTACAAAAGGATTGTTACCCGACCAAAGGCTGTCGTAGCGTTTTGTGTGATGTGGACCATCGCTATTGTAATAGCCGTTCTTCCTCTGCTCGGCTGGAACTGCAAAAAGCTCAATTCCGTTTGTTCGGACATATTCCCTCTCATCGACGAGACGTACCTGATGTTCTGGATTGGGGTCACCAGCGTTCTCTTGCTGTTCATTGTCTATGCCTACATGTACATACTGTGGAAGGCTCACAGCCACGCTGTTCGCATGATTCAGCGGGGCACGCAGAAAAGCATAATCATTCAGTCGACCGAGGATGGTAAGGTACAGATCACTAGGCCTGATCAAACTCGTATGGACATCAGGTTAGCCAAAACCTTGGTCCTTATCCTAGTCGTTTTAATCATATGCTGGGGCCCTCTCCTCGCCATCATGGTGTACGATGTCTTTGGGAAAATGAACAAGCTCATCAAGACTGTCTTTGCCTTCTGTAGCATGCTCTGTTTGCTGAATTCGACAGTGAATCCCATCATCTACGCTCTGAGGAGCAAGGACTTGCGACACGCCTTCCGCAGCATGTTCCCCACCTGCGAAGGAACCGCACAGCCCCTCGATAACAGCATGGAGTCTGACTGCCAGCACAAACACGCCAACAACGCGGGGAACGTGCACAGGGCTGCCGAGAGCTGCATTAAGAGCACAGTTAAGATTGCCAAAGTTACCATGTCTGTCTCCACAGACACGACTGCTGAAGCGTTGTAA
- the CNR1 gene encoding cannabinoid receptor 1 isoform X1, with translation MRISSDALFPPPSLSETDKTGVMKSILDGLADTTFRTITTDLLYVGSNDIQYEDMKGDMASKLGYYPQKFPLSSFRGDPFQEKMTAGDDPLLSIIPSDQVNITEFYNKSLSTFKDNEENIQCGENFMDMECFMILNPSQQLAIAVLSLTLGTFTVLENLLVLCVILHSRSLRCRPSYHFIGSLAVADLLGSVIFVYSFVDFHVFHRKDSPNVFLFKLGGVTASFTASVGSLFLTAIDRYISIHRPLAYKRIVTRPKAVVAFCVMWTIAIVIAVLPLLGWNCKKLNSVCSDIFPLIDETYLMFWIGVTSVLLLFIVYAYMYILWKAHSHAVRMIQRGTQKSIIIQSTEDGKVQITRPDQTRMDIRLAKTLVLILVVLIICWGPLLAIMVYDVFGKMNKLIKTVFAFCSMLCLLNSTVNPIIYALRSKDLRHAFRSMFPTCEGTAQPLDNSMESDCQHKHANNAGNVHRAAESCIKSTVKIAKVTMSVSTDTTAEAL, from the coding sequence GATATCCTCCGATGCATTATTCCCTCCCCCAAGTCTCTCTGAAACCGACAAGACTGGGGTTATGAAGTCAATCCTAGATGGCCTCGCAGATACAACTTTCCGAACAATCACAACAGATCTCCTTTACGTGGGCTCCAACGATATCCAGTACGAAGACATGAAAGGCGACATGGCATCCAAGCTGGGATACTATCCCCAGAAGttccctctctcttccttcagGGGTGATCCTTTCCAAGAAAAAATGACTGCGGGAGATGATCCCCTCTTGAGCATTATTCCCTCAGATCAGGTCAACATCACAGAGTTTTACAACAAGTCCCTGTCCACGTTTAAGGATAATGAGGAGAACATACAGTGTGGGGAGAACTTCATGGATATGGAGTGCTTTATGATCCTgaaccccagccagcagctggccATTGCTGTGCTGTCGCTCACCCTGGGCACCTTCACAGTCCTAGAGAACCTCCTCGTCCTGTGCGTCATCCTCCACTCCCGAAGCCTCCGGTGTAGACCCTCCTACCATTTCATCGGCAGCCTGGCTGTGGCCGACCTCCTGGGCAGCGTGATTTTTGTCTACAGTTTTGTGGATTTCCATGTTTTCCACCGGAAGGACAGCCCCAACGTCTTCTTGTTCAAACTGGGTGGAGTTACAGCCTCCTTCACCGCCTCTGTAGGTAGCCTTTTCCTCACGGCAATAGACCGGTACATATCTATACACAGGCCGCTAGCTTACAAAAGGATTGTTACCCGACCAAAGGCTGTCGTAGCGTTTTGTGTGATGTGGACCATCGCTATTGTAATAGCCGTTCTTCCTCTGCTCGGCTGGAACTGCAAAAAGCTCAATTCCGTTTGTTCGGACATATTCCCTCTCATCGACGAGACGTACCTGATGTTCTGGATTGGGGTCACCAGCGTTCTCTTGCTGTTCATTGTCTATGCCTACATGTACATACTGTGGAAGGCTCACAGCCACGCTGTTCGCATGATTCAGCGGGGCACGCAGAAAAGCATAATCATTCAGTCGACCGAGGATGGTAAGGTACAGATCACTAGGCCTGATCAAACTCGTATGGACATCAGGTTAGCCAAAACCTTGGTCCTTATCCTAGTCGTTTTAATCATATGCTGGGGCCCTCTCCTCGCCATCATGGTGTACGATGTCTTTGGGAAAATGAACAAGCTCATCAAGACTGTCTTTGCCTTCTGTAGCATGCTCTGTTTGCTGAATTCGACAGTGAATCCCATCATCTACGCTCTGAGGAGCAAGGACTTGCGACACGCCTTCCGCAGCATGTTCCCCACCTGCGAAGGAACCGCACAGCCCCTCGATAACAGCATGGAGTCTGACTGCCAGCACAAACACGCCAACAACGCGGGGAACGTGCACAGGGCTGCCGAGAGCTGCATTAAGAGCACAGTTAAGATTGCCAAAGTTACCATGTCTGTCTCCACAGACACGACTGCTGAAGCGTTGTAA